GCCGCCACACGGGAACCTGACATGGAACAACGCTATAATGCGTCAAGACGTGTGAGGTAGTAGCGTGATGAGATTCCAGGAATATGTTGAGGACCAGGTGTTTCACCGACGCGTCATCGCTGACGGGCTACGCGCCATACGCGAAGCGCAGCCGCTTGGCCGTCCGATGCAGCCGTTGACCCTGTGCTGCTACGAGGTCGATGTCGAGCCGGTCTTCGATGCGCTCGACGAAGAACGGCAACGGGAGTCGGAAGTGACCGAGTCAGATCTCGTCTGCCCCAACTGGGAAAGTGACATGCTCGCCGGTGGGGTGCCGGCTTCGCAGGCCATCGCGGACCGCTTGATTGCTTCCGGCTACGCGGCCATGAGGGTCGGGAGCTTCGCGGCAGGGGCTTCTGCTGACGACCTGAACCTCGTGATGTGGCGTTGGGGCACCGAGCGCCCCGCCCGCGTGGTCCTGATCGACGATGAGGGCCGGCTCTCCCGCTCAGCGAGGCGCTGATTGGTCACTATAGCGGCGTCAGTAGTCAGCCTTTCTCGCCGGGCGACATCCCGCTGACGCCGGTCTCCCGAGGTGAATCGCTCGGTGGTTGGGGGTGCTGCTGTCGATGCCGTCGCGGTCGCGGTAGAGTAGCTCGGCAGCCGATTCGGCGGTTGTTCCTTCCGGGTATAGCCTCTCCAGCCGTTCGACAAGGTCCCGCCAAGCCGC
This window of the Spirochaetaceae bacterium genome carries:
- a CDS encoding RES family NAD+ phosphorylase, with product MRFQEYVEDQVFHRRVIADGLRAIREAQPLGRPMQPLTLCCYEVDVEPVFDALDEERQRESEVTESDLVCPNWESDMLAGGVPASQAIADRLIASGYAAMRVGSFAAGASADDLNLVMWRWGTERPARVVLIDDEGRLSRSARR